The segment GTTATGGCGTGAAGGTAAATGTCTCAATATCTTCACTTAAGGTCTCTCCAGTAATCCAGTTTAAGAATCTACCACCACATTTATAGTTTCCTTCAGGTTCCCAACCTGTAAAATGATGTGTGAATAAATCTACTGAGAACTCAGCATCAGGGAGTAATGTAATGCTGGGTATGTTTACTAAAGAGAATAACTCAGTAGTTGGTAACTCAAGCCATACCTTTGCATCTACTGTAGAAGTTGCAGGACCGTTGGTAACATGTGCTGCTATAGTTAATGTATCACCCACTGTAAATTCAGTCTGATTCAGGATAATGTCAATCTTAATCTCTTTTACCACCATCGGTGTAATCGCTATTCCAACAGGTCCATCACCAACAGGTATAGGACTTCCAACCACTGCATTTGTACTTGTGTCTATTACTGAAACATTATCTGACTCCCGGTTAGTCACATAAGCATAGTTACCATCTGGTGTAATCGCTATTCCCCAAGGACCATCACCAACAGGTATAGGACTTCCAACCACTGCATTTGTACTTGTGTCTATTACTGAAACATTATCTGACCACAAGTTAGTCACATAAGCATAGTTACCATCTGGTGTAATCGCTATTCCAATAGGATAATCACCAACAGGTATAGGACTTCCAACCACTGCATTTGTCCTTGTGTCTATTACTGAAACATTATCTGACCCTGCGTTAGTCACATAAGCATAGTTACCATCTGGTGTAATCGCTATTCCATAAGGATAAACACCAACAGGTATAGGACTTCCAACCACTGCATTTGTCCTTGTGTCTATTACTGAAACATTATTTGACCCTGAGTTAGTCACATAAGCATACGGTTGTGCATTTAGATTATTTGGAATTATCGTCTGTCCTGCCCAAATCACCCCAGTAATCGTAAGAATTGTTACTGTTTTCCAACATTTGCAAACCATTTTTTATCACTTCCTTTCTTTTTTTATTTTTTGGTAACCGAATTATAACGAATATAGCGAAATTTTTTCGTTCAATTTTGCTAAAGCAGGATACTTTGTATTCGCTAAGTTCGATTACCTAAATCTTGCATAATTATATCAAAAAAAAAATGTTTTGTCAAGCATTTTTTGTCAGTTAACTCTTCTTTTCTCCACTTCTCCATCTTCTCCCTTTCTCCTTATTTTTATCCTACCTGAACCCTTACTACTTAACGAACTTAGCTACCATATCCCCAACTTCAGATGTTGACATACCCATTTTACCGGCAGACATATCTTTGATAACCCCGGCGGAGAGAAGTTTAATGACAGCATTTTCAACCAATGTTGCCGCTTTTTTCTCGCCAAGATTATTCAACATCATCTGAAGACTTAAGATAGTGGCTAATGGATTAATTTGATTTTTGTTGGTATATTTTGGGGCAGAGCCATGAATAGGCTCAAACATAGAAACACCATGAGGATTGATATTTCCTCCTGCCGCTATTCCCATTCCACCTTGAACCATCGCCCCTAAATCTGTAATAATATCCCCAAACATATTACAGGTAACGATGACATCAAACCATTCTGGATTTTTCACCATCCACATACAGCAAGCATCAACATAAGCATGGTCTTTAGTTACCTCTGGATATTCCTCCCCCACCTCTTTAAATACTCGTTGCCAGAGGTCATGACCATAAGTCAAGACATTTGATTTATCGACTAATGTAAGTTTTTTTCTCTTTGTCGTTCTGGCTAATTCATAGGCATACCTGATGCACCTTTCTACCCCTTTGCGGGTATAGAGCATCTCTTGAATAGCCACTTCATCACTGGTATTTTTCTTTAAAAATCCACCTATGCCAATATAAAGACATTCAGTATTTTCGCGAACTACGATAAAATCAATCTCCTCTGGTCCTTTATCTTTAATTGGGGTATAGACACCCGGATATAATTTAATCGGTCTTAAATTAATATATTGGTCTAATCCAAATCTAATTTTAAGTAATAATCCTTGCTCAAGGATGCCTGGTTTAACATCTGGATGACCAATGGCACCCAGATAAATCGCCGACATCTGTTTGAGTTCATTCAAGGCAGAATCAGGCAATACCTCACCTGTTCGTAAATATCGCTCTCCACCAAAATCATAATTTATCAATTCATACTTGAGAGCAGTTACCTCTGCAACTGCTTCTAATACCTTTAGTCCTTCTCTTACTACTTCAGGACCAACTCCATCTCCTGGAATAACAGCAATTTTGTGCATAAATTCTTCCTCCTTTTTTTTGGTAAATGGTAACTGGTGAATGGTAATTAGTTACCAATTACCAGTCACCAGTTACCAATTAACCGATTATTTACTTTTAATTTCGTGAAGCCCTATCCACTACCTACTGCTCTATCACAGCAGAACACTACTTCTTCTTTTCCCTTAAGGCAAGTATTACCTTTCGTGGTTCTATGGAAATAACCTTAATTCCAGTAGGTGTATAAACTTCATCCGGAATCAGGTTATATGAATATGTTCCTGGTTTATTACTCTTTGATAAATCAATTGGGAGATAAAAAGCAGATGCCTGACATTTCAAAATAACACTTCTATTCCCTTGCACAGTAATAAATACATTTTTTGTCGTTAGTGAGGATACTATTAAATTTTTTGGGATATTTTCCAGTGTAATGGCGATACTAAAATCTCTAATTATAGATACTCCACCACTTGTAGAAAACCATAATAGCACAGCTAATAAAAAACAAGATAATTTTAGCCAGAGGTTATTGATAATCCAACGGTAAATGTGTAAATGTGTCATTTTAGATTCTCCTGAAAATACTTTTTTGCCACAGAGACACAGAGAACACAGAGATGTTATTAAAATTATGGACAAGCCTGCGACTCTACCACCTAAACCTTGTTCTCTTGAACCATTAAACTATCCCACCATCAAACCATAAAACTCTATTTTCATCGTCCTTTGTGCCCCAGCGGGGTATGAGCGTTTCCCCTGAAAATAGCCTTTGGAGTGCGAAAGATTGCTTTCGCTTTTCCTCCTGCGAAAGCGGTAGCAAGCTACCGCACTCCATATATTTTCATCGTCCTTTGTGCCCCAGCGGGGTATGAGCGTTTCTTCTGCAGTAACCATTTACTTAAATGTATCTACCCTTCTTTTTGTCCTTCTTTTGCTTTGTACCAGGTAAGCATTTGAGTAAGGCTTTCTTCATCGAGGTTACCACGCATCTTGCCATCTAAGGCAATGGATATATTCCCTGTTTCTTCAGACACGACCAGGATTAAGGCATCTGTTTCTTCGGAAAGCCCAAGTGCGGCGCGATGTCTTGTGCCAAGTGGAGTAACAACATCCGGATTTTGAGTTAATGGCAAAACACAGCTTGCCGCAATTATTTTATCACCTTGAATAATAACTGCACCATCATGAAGTGGACTATGAGGGGTAAATATTGTCTTAAGTAGTTCATAACTTACTTCTGCATCTATTTTTACCCCTGTTTCGATATAATTTTTCAGGCTTATATTTTGTTTTAAAACAATTAATGCCCCTAATTGTTCCTTTGATAATGACATTATTGCTTTTACAATTTCTGGAATCAATCGGCTTTCATTCTTAAAAAATTTTCTCAAAATGTAGTTTTTATCAATTTCGCCAATTACCTGTCTTAATTCTGGTTGAAATAAGATAACAAACGATAACGGTAGGATAGTCCATAGGCTTGTCAGTATCCAATCGATGGTATATAATTGGAATAGATTGGCGGCAAAGGAAGCAACAATAAGGAAGACAAGGACTTTTACTCCTTGCACCGCCCTTGTTCCCTTTATCAAGATAAATAGCCAATAAAAGGCACAGGCGATTAATAACATTTCAATTATATCTAAGAATCTAATTGGTAGAAGAGGAAATTTAAACATTTATTCACACCCTATTGTTTGGTAAATGGTAACTGGTGAATGGTAAATGGTGAATGGTAAATGGTAACTGGTGAATGGTAATTAGTTACCAATTACCAATTACCAGTTACCAATTACCAGTCACCAATTACCAGTTACCAATTACCAGTTACCAATTACCAGTTACCAATT is part of the bacterium genome and harbors:
- a CDS encoding YncE family protein → MVCKCWKTVTILTITGVIWAGQTIIPNNLNAQPYAYVTNSGSNNVSVIDTRTNAVVGSPIPVGVYPYGIAITPDGNYAYVTNAGSDNVSVIDTRTNAVVGSPIPVGDYPIGIAITPDGNYAYVTNLWSDNVSVIDTSTNAVVGSPIPVGDGPWGIAITPDGNYAYVTNRESDNVSVIDTSTNAVVGSPIPVGDGPVGIAITPMVVKEIKIDIILNQTEFTVGDTLTIAAHVTNGPATSTVDAKVWLELPTTELFSLVNIPSITLLPDAEFSVDLFTHHFTGWEPEGNYKCGGRFLNWITGETLSEDIETFTFTP
- a CDS encoding 3-isopropylmalate dehydrogenase; this encodes MHKIAVIPGDGVGPEVVREGLKVLEAVAEVTALKYELINYDFGGERYLRTGEVLPDSALNELKQMSAIYLGAIGHPDVKPGILEQGLLLKIRFGLDQYINLRPIKLYPGVYTPIKDKGPEEIDFIVVRENTECLYIGIGGFLKKNTSDEVAIQEMLYTRKGVERCIRYAYELARTTKRKKLTLVDKSNVLTYGHDLWQRVFKEVGEEYPEVTKDHAYVDACCMWMVKNPEWFDVIVTCNMFGDIITDLGAMVQGGMGIAAGGNINPHGVSMFEPIHGSAPKYTNKNQINPLATILSLQMMLNNLGEKKAATLVENAVIKLLSAGVIKDMSAGKMGMSTSEVGDMVAKFVK
- a CDS encoding CdaR family protein: MTHLHIYRWIINNLWLKLSCFLLAVLLWFSTSGGVSIIRDFSIAITLENIPKNLIVSSLTTKNVFITVQGNRSVILKCQASAFYLPIDLSKSNKPGTYSYNLIPDEVYTPTGIKVISIEPRKVILALREKKK
- the cdaA gene encoding diadenylate cyclase CdaA — its product is MFKFPLLPIRFLDIIEMLLIACAFYWLFILIKGTRAVQGVKVLVFLIVASFAANLFQLYTIDWILTSLWTILPLSFVILFQPELRQVIGEIDKNYILRKFFKNESRLIPEIVKAIMSLSKEQLGALIVLKQNISLKNYIETGVKIDAEVSYELLKTIFTPHSPLHDGAVIIQGDKIIAASCVLPLTQNPDVVTPLGTRHRAALGLSEETDALILVVSEETGNISIALDGKMRGNLDEESLTQMLTWYKAKEGQKEG